One genomic segment of Ricinus communis isolate WT05 ecotype wild-type chromosome 3, ASM1957865v1, whole genome shotgun sequence includes these proteins:
- the LOC125369546 gene encoding uncharacterized protein LOC125369546 — MKSAHFLPVQQSDSLGKLAGINCKLHGVPTSIVSYRDPRFTSHFFGKFAKSFRDKITFQYSISPPDRWTIGEDNSNIRRCVKSFYHSSIGMAAYEALYGRRCRSPVCWDMDELRQLEDPELIQETGIIRFGRQGKLSPRYIGPFEILEKVGPLAYRLALPQELSQIHDVFHVSMLRRHRSDPSHIVQESKIQLTEDLNNKEEPARILDRQIKKLRNKEIPIVKVKWSQHSPKEATWEVEKDMRVQYPYLFSENGE, encoded by the exons ATGAAATCTGCTCATTTTCTACCTGTGCAACAAAGTGATTCACTAGGCAAATTGGCAGGAATAAATTGTAAGTTACATGGAGTGCCAACATCAATTGTGTCATACAGAGATCCGCGGTTTACATCTCATTTTTTTGGGAAGTTTGCGAAGAGCTTTAGGGATAAAATTACATTTCAGTACAGCATTTCACCCCCAGACAGATGGACAATCGGAGAGGACAATTCAAACATTAGAAGATGTGTTAAGAGCTT TTATCATTCGAGTATCGGTATGGCTGCATATGAAGCTCTATATGGCAGAAGATGTAGAAGTCCTGTTTGTTGGGATATGGATGAGTTACGACAATTAGAAGATCCTGAACTGATACAAGAAACT GGCATTATACGGTTTGGCAGGCAAGGAAAATTAAGTCCGAGGTACATTGGCCCTTTTGAGATATTGGAAAAAGTTGGTCCCTTAGCTTATCGGTTAGCACTTCCACAGGAATTATCGCAGATACATGACGTATTCCATGTTTCCATGTTAAGAAGACATAGATCTGACCCTAGCCATATAGTACAAGAGTCAAAAATACAGTTAACTgaagatttaaataataaagaggAACCTGCTAGAATTCTTGATAGGCAGATAAAAAAGTTACGTAACAAGGAAATTCCAATAGTAAAGGTTAAGTGGAGTCAACATTCACCAAAAGAAGCTACATGGGAAGTGGAAAAAGACATGAGAGTTCAATACCCTTACCTATTTTCTGAGAATGGTGAGTAA